A genome region from Geminocystis sp. NIES-3709 includes the following:
- a CDS encoding phosphoadenosine phosphosulfate reductase family protein gives MTEKRVRHVLGLSGGKDSTALAILLHKEIPDMEYFFCDTHKELQETYDYLDRIQARLGIKIHYLSEKRGFDHWLAIHDGLLPSPQMRWCTVKMKIKPFEEFVGDDEAISYIGIRADENREGYISTKPNIKPVFPFKEKGLVKADILQLLEESGIGLPEYYKWRSRSGCFFCFFQRKYEWVMLAENHPDLFAKAVEYESNHQDGRTYTWNQGETLLELLERKEEIIAHHERSIAREQKKAPNRPLAEALESVLDDDDSTLPCLVCNL, from the coding sequence ATGACTGAAAAAAGAGTCAGACACGTTTTAGGATTAAGTGGTGGCAAGGATTCTACCGCCTTAGCTATTTTACTACACAAAGAAATCCCCGATATGGAGTATTTTTTTTGTGATACGCACAAAGAGCTACAAGAAACTTACGATTACCTCGATCGCATACAAGCCCGTTTAGGCATTAAAATACATTATCTCAGCGAAAAAAGAGGTTTTGATCATTGGTTGGCGATTCATGATGGTTTACTGCCTTCTCCTCAGATGCGTTGGTGTACGGTTAAAATGAAGATTAAGCCTTTTGAGGAGTTTGTCGGCGATGATGAGGCTATCAGTTATATTGGCATTCGCGCCGATGAAAATAGGGAGGGTTATATCTCTACGAAACCGAATATTAAACCCGTTTTTCCCTTCAAAGAGAAAGGTTTAGTCAAAGCCGATATTCTGCAACTATTAGAGGAAAGCGGTATTGGCTTACCTGAATATTATAAATGGCGCAGTCGCTCTGGTTGTTTTTTCTGTTTCTTTCAACGTAAGTATGAATGGGTAATGTTGGCAGAAAATCATCCTGATTTGTTTGCAAAAGCCGTTGAATACGAGTCTAATCATCAAGATGGGCGCACCTATACATGGAATCAGGGAGAAACTCTCTTGGAATTATTAGAGCGCAAAGAGGAAATTATAGCACATCATGAACGTTCGATCGCACGAGAGCAGAAAAAAGCTCCGAATCGCCCTCTAGCAGAGGCTTTAGAGTCTGTGTTAGATGATGATGATTCAACCTTACCTTGTTTAGTTTGTAATTTGTAA
- a CDS encoding HNH endonuclease domain-containing protein: MTNSKMNNLPESDHLNISALSQLFDATTNSYKYLFFNALLDILARKLFDNSTRIYFRELVIEILANAWYPHIFFKLSFGKQDQIANKLDQLNIEFYTEKVTKKEKLINLIGQQNLDDISNSLMRFVPFRLIRPFFANELRGTKDYLVNFRITELSTNLFDNYKPIYCFNSTEYKETNSIILNSDWVEYFKQNFTIIKGWVAWEWLNYMQKNNQNTPNLASKLFPLDKRESLHQQAKYWKIILDKQPIKCIYSHQILDKNSVSIDHYLPWSFVAHDRLWNLIPTMSSVNSSKSNNIPSSQYLAKFIQLQHQGLTISHQYLPQKEWLKYTENYLLDLKISHIEDLLNLETLTNIYNRQFEPLISLAKIQGFNDNWTY; the protein is encoded by the coding sequence GCTTTATCTCAGTTATTTGATGCAACTACTAACTCTTATAAGTATCTATTTTTCAATGCTTTATTAGATATTTTAGCTAGAAAATTATTTGACAATTCAACAAGAATTTATTTTAGAGAATTAGTCATAGAAATTTTAGCTAATGCGTGGTATCCTCATATATTTTTTAAGCTATCCTTTGGCAAACAAGATCAAATTGCTAATAAATTAGATCAATTAAATATAGAGTTTTATACAGAAAAAGTTACTAAAAAAGAAAAGTTAATTAATCTTATTGGTCAACAAAATTTAGATGATATTAGTAATAGTTTAATGCGTTTTGTGCCTTTTCGTTTAATTCGTCCTTTTTTTGCCAATGAATTAAGAGGAACAAAAGATTATTTAGTTAATTTTAGAATTACCGAATTATCAACTAATTTATTTGATAATTATAAGCCTATTTATTGTTTTAATAGTACGGAATATAAAGAAACTAATAGCATTATTTTAAACTCTGACTGGGTAGAATATTTTAAGCAAAATTTTACAATTATTAAAGGTTGGGTAGCTTGGGAATGGTTAAATTATATGCAAAAAAATAATCAAAATACCCCTAATCTGGCTAGTAAATTATTTCCCCTTGATAAACGAGAATCTCTCCATCAACAAGCTAAATATTGGAAAATTATCTTAGACAAACAACCAATAAAATGTATATATTCTCATCAAATTTTAGATAAAAATAGTGTTTCGATCGATCATTATTTACCCTGGTCATTTGTTGCCCACGATCGACTTTGGAATTTAATACCAACTATGAGTAGTGTTAATAGTTCTAAATCAAATAATATACCATCATCTCAATATTTAGCCAAATTTATTCAATTACAACATCAAGGCTTAACTATTTCTCATCAATATTTACCTCAAAAAGAATGGTTAAAATATACAGAAAATTATCTGCTAGATTTAAAGATAAGTCACATAGAAGATTTATTAAATTTAGAAACTTTAACTAATATTTATAACCGTCAGTTTGAGCCTTTAATATCCTTAGCAAAAATACAAGGTTTTAACGATAACTGGACTTATTAA
- a CDS encoding type II toxin-antitoxin system Phd/YefM family antitoxin, which produces METILVNQDNNKIEKFLNQAIEKNQPILLKGETGNAVLISESEWNAIQETLYLSSIPNMIESIKKGGKTPLSECIEESSIRDILNG; this is translated from the coding sequence ATGGAAACAATATTAGTTAATCAAGATAACAATAAAATCGAAAAATTCCTTAATCAAGCCATAGAAAAAAATCAACCAATTTTGCTAAAAGGAGAGACAGGAAACGCTGTATTAATTTCCGAATCAGAATGGAATGCTATACAGGAAACTCTTTATTTAAGCTCAATTCCTAACATGATTGAATCAATAAAAAAAGGAGGAAAAACACCGTTATCGGAATGTATAGAAGAATCTAGTATCAGAGATATTTTAAATGGATAA